One stretch of Roseimicrobium sp. ORNL1 DNA includes these proteins:
- a CDS encoding outer membrane lipoprotein-sorting protein, translating to MKASFLSPVRSILFGAAIATLAAFTPPSASAQEGGITAKELASRLSAQQQDGNTFIRLKMVTGGNALQVQIKSRKSASSTEVVYQILFPKEQKGTGVLLRSSGSGASFTPPDKLTTIEAGQMKQPLFGSALNYEDVVQNFFAWENQSFAGTETIDKVECHILESKGGKGSYSKVRSWIDLRRMVPMRVEKYSSSGEVALRIDTTDVVQNDGKHIPANLSARRGSTVTELDGSRIKRGVSFTDADFSPEGLKNISAPRGGD from the coding sequence ATGAAAGCCAGCTTCCTTTCGCCCGTCCGGTCCATCCTGTTCGGCGCCGCCATCGCCACTCTGGCCGCCTTCACCCCACCGTCTGCCAGCGCCCAGGAAGGCGGCATCACGGCCAAGGAACTCGCCTCCAGATTGAGCGCGCAGCAGCAGGATGGAAACACCTTCATCCGCCTGAAAATGGTCACCGGCGGCAACGCCCTGCAGGTGCAAATCAAGTCCCGCAAATCCGCCTCGTCCACCGAGGTGGTGTATCAGATCCTATTTCCCAAGGAACAAAAGGGCACCGGCGTGCTCCTGCGCAGCAGCGGCAGTGGCGCGAGCTTTACTCCGCCGGACAAGCTGACCACCATTGAGGCCGGGCAGATGAAGCAGCCGCTCTTCGGCAGCGCCCTCAACTATGAAGATGTGGTGCAGAACTTCTTCGCCTGGGAGAACCAGTCCTTTGCCGGCACGGAGACCATCGACAAAGTGGAGTGCCACATCCTGGAGTCCAAGGGCGGCAAGGGCTCCTACTCCAAGGTGCGCTCATGGATCGACCTGCGTCGCATGGTCCCCATGCGTGTGGAGAAATATTCCTCCTCCGGTGAAGTCGCTCTGCGCATCGACACCACTGACGTGGTTCAGAACGATGGAAAGCACATCCCCGCTAATCTCTCCGCGCGCCGTGGTTCCACGGTCACCGAACTCGACGGCTCACGCATCAAACGTGGTGTAAGCTTCACGGATGCAGATTTTTCACCGGAAGGACTGAAAAATATCAGCGCTCCACGCGGCGGAGACTGA